One genomic window of Channa argus isolate prfri chromosome 5, Channa argus male v1.0, whole genome shotgun sequence includes the following:
- the LOC137127679 gene encoding urocortin-3-like: protein MRNVGVCFCLALLLPWCVQSQRSSPALAKLDEDTQKDVLAVNILNHSGVLNSLLRSERHTVLTRGRAPRPASQVPKRAQQGSRFALSLDVPTSILSVLIDLAKNQDMRTKAAANAELMARIGKRK from the coding sequence ATGAGgaatgtgggtgtgtgtttctgcctggcTCTGCTGCTGCCTTGGTGTGTCCAGAGCCAGAGGAGCAGTCCTGCTCTTGCCAAACTGGATGAAGACACACAGAAGGATGTGCTGGCTGTCAACATCCTAAACCACAGTGGAGTGTTGAACTCTTTGCTCCGGTCAGAGCGTCACACTGTGCTCACGCGAGGACGAGCCCCGCGACCAGCCTCCCAGGTGCCAAAGAGAGCCCAGCAGGGATCCCGCTTCGCCCTGTCTCTTGATGTTCCTACCAGTATCCTTAGTGTCCTCATAGATCTGGCAAAGAACCAGGACATGAGGACCAAGGCTGCGGCGAATGCAGAACTGATGGCCCGAATAGGcaagaggaaatga
- the uqcrc1 gene encoding cytochrome b-c1 complex subunit 1, mitochondrial, translating into MAASVCRVGSTVGRALTKTRSPILLSLRRGRASVSYAQSLAGAPETRLTTLDNGFRVASEETGHATCTVGVWIGAGSRYESEMNNGTGFFLEHMAFKGTKKYPQTALEQQVESMGAHLSAYTSREHTAYYIKTLAKDLPKAVELLSEVVQSCSLNEPEIEQQRKVVLRELEEVEGNLQEVCLDLLHATAFQGTALGHSVLGPSKNAWSLTRQDLVEYINSHFKGPRMVLAAAGGVNHEELVSLAKSHFNKVSFQYEGDAIPVLPPCRFTGSEIRMRDDGLPLAHVAIAVEGASAASPDIVPLMVANSIVGSYDLTYGGGKHLSSRLARIAVEENLCHSFQTFHSSYVDTGLLGIYFVTDKHHIEDMMHWSQNAWMNLCTTVTESDVARGKNALKASLVGQLNGTTPICDEIGRNILNYDRRIPLAEWDARIDAVTPKMVRDVCSKYIYDKCPAVAAVGPIEQLPDYNRMRSAMYWLRF; encoded by the exons ATGGCGGCGTCCGTGTGCCGAGTTGGGAGCACCGTGGGTCGAGCCCTCACCAAAACCCGCAGT CCCATCCTGCTTTCTCTGAGGCGTGGACGGGCCTCAGTCAGCTATGCCCAGAGCCTGGCAGGAGCCCCAGAAACACGCCTCACAACTCTGGATAATGGCTTTAGGGTCGCATCTGAGGAGACTGGACATGCCACCTGCACT GTTGGAGTGTGGATCGGTGCAGGTAGTCGTTATGAAAGTGAGATGAACAATGGGACGGGCTTCTTCCTGGAGCACATGGCTTTCAAG GGAACCAAGAAGTACCCTCAGACAGCCCTGGAGCAACAGGTGGAGTCAATGGGTGCTCACTTGAGTGCCTACACCTCTCGGGAGCACACTGCATACTACATTAAGACCCTGGCTAAAGACCTGCCTAAAG CTGTGGAGCTGCTGTCAGAGGTGGTGCAGAGCTGTTCACTCAATGAGCCAGAGATTGAGCAGCAGAGGAAGGTGGTACTTCGTGAGCTGGAGGAAGTTGAGGGCAACCTGCAGGAAGTTTGCTTGGATCTGTTGCATGCCACAGCTTTCCAGGGCACTGCTCTGGGACACAGTGTACTGGGTCCCTCCAAAAATGCCTG GTCTCTGACCCGCCAGGACTTAGTGGAATACATAAACAGCCACTTCAAGGGCCCTCGCATGGTgcttgctgctgctggag GTGTGAATCATGAGGAGCTGGTCAGTTTGGCCAAATCTCACTTTAACAAAGTGTCTTTTCAATATGAGGGAGATGCCATTCCTGTGTTGCCACCCTGCCGATTTACAGGGAGTGAG ATTCGCATGCGTGATGATGGTTTGCCTCTGGCACATGTTGCCATTGCTGTTGAGGGGGCGAGTGCTGCCAGTCCAGACATCGTGCCCCTCATGGTAGCCAACTCCATTGTTGGTAGCTATGACCTCACCTACGGTGGTGGAAAG CATCTGAGCAGCCGTCTGGCTCGCATAGCAGTGGAGGAGAACTTGTGTCACAGTTTCCAGACTTTTCACTCCTCTTACGTCGACACCGGCTTGCTGGGCATTTATTTTGTGACTGATAAACATCACATCGAAGACATGATGCACTGGTCTCAGAATGCCTG GATGAACCTGTGTACTACAGTGACAGAGAGTGATGTAGCCAGAGGCAAAAATGCCTTGAAGGCCAGCTTGGTTGGTCAGCTCAATG gAACAACACCAATTTGTGATGAAATTGGTAGAAACATCCTGAACTACGACCGGCGTATTCCTTTGGCAGAGTGGGATGCTCGGATTGAT GCCGTGACCCCTAAGATGGTACGTGATGTCTGCTCCAAATACATCTATGATAAGTGTCCTGCCGTGGCAGCTGTCG GCCCTATTGAGCAGCTGCCTGACTACAATAGAATGCGCAGTGCCATGTACTGGCTCAGGTTTTAA
- the cidec gene encoding cell death activator CIDE-3, with translation MDYAMKSFSLLTPSSLSKCVTASVSASASMTQQLLSGRAPRPKPFRVTNADRSVKKGIMADVLLDLMNKVSDSLHVPCVSALVLDEDGTGVDTEEFFQTLPENTVLMVLEKGQKWTPPPNGPFTVQLSERKRQHRTDLAKVTFDLYKNNPKDFIGCLNVKATLYGVYSVSYDLRCYAAKKMLKEALRWTIFSMQATGHILLGSSCYIEQLLDEEEQAEKRLALPQEGRIRQLQSMLLGKVSQ, from the exons ATGGATTATGCTATGAAGTCCTTCAGCCTTCTAACTCCGTCTTCTCTCTCAAA ATGTGTGACAGCAAGTGTGTCAGCCAGTGCTTCCATGACCCAGCAGCTTCTATCGGGCCGAGCTCCTCGGCCGAAACCCTTTAGGGTCACAAATGCTGACCGCAGTGTGAAGAAGGGCATCATGGCAGATGTGCTACTTGACCTGATGAACAAG GTCAGTGACTCATTACACGTACCATGTGTGAGCGCCTTGGTGCTGGATGAAGATGGCACTGGTGTGGATACGGAGGAATTCTTCCAGACACTGCCAGAGAACACGGTCCTCATGGTGCTGGAAAAGGGACAGAAGTGGACCCCACCTCCT aACGGCCCCTTTACAGTCCAGCTCAGTGAACGCAAGAGGCAGCACCGGACAGATTTGGCCaaggtgacctttgacctctacAAGAACAACCCCAAGGATTTTATTGGttgcctgaatgtgaaagcgaCCCTGTACGGTGTTTATTCAGTGTCTTACGACCTGCGCTGTTACGCTGCCAAAAAGATGCTGAA GGAGGCTCTGCGATGGACCATCTTCTCCATGCAGGCCACAGGCCACATCCTCCTGGGCTCCTCTTGCTACATCGAGCAGCTGCTGGACGAAGAGGAGCAAGCAGAGAAGAGGCTGGCACTGCCGCAGGAAGGCAGGATCAGGCAGCTGCAGAGCATGCTGCTGGGAAAGGTCTCCCAGTGA
- the LOC137128121 gene encoding G-protein coupled receptor 22-like yields MDSYTTGPATTDWIGMAASLEGIREEQEGGGSLSNSVSWHMPYSLGFQVSLTAFLVLELVLGFSSNLTVLVLYCSQSNLVDSVSNMVTVNLHVLDVVLCVLCLPLTVVVILLPPGPNLALLCCFHEACVTFASVATAINILVISLDRYDISVRPANRLLTTRRAVLLLAAVWVTSVAVFFLPFLEVQWSSGEDLQESAEVTPLSLSSHGISATVVPAWRNRTLLCVGGQDYHTGLGMYYHLILQVPIFFTTVAVMLFTYSRILRALNIRIGSQMKKSQRFRSPSCKGHHKRQKKKKAGVRMLQGTEVGQEQGATDDSKHLSHPPVVPSPSPTPTATSPPAVSSSAPLITSDTGAATPMPATMGVQASVSAIIALRRAVRRHRDRRERQRRVFRMSLIIITTFLGCWAPLSVTNMLILGIGPSDALVSLRLWFLALAYGTTVSHPLLYAFTRQKLRRALRAKVKKRVVSLLQVDPSPGGTIIHNSWVENRKTSRQVRLEASEGTDRYLAEAL; encoded by the coding sequence ATGGACAGCTACACCACAGGCCCAGCCACCACTGACTGGATTGGGATGGCGGCCAGCCTGGAGGGAATCCGTGAGGAGCAGGAAGGAGGTGGCTCACTCAGCAACTCTGTGTCCTGGCACATGCCGTACTCACTGGGGTTTCAGGTTTCACTCACTGCCTTCCTCGTGCTGGAGTTGGTGTTGGGTTTCAGCAGCAACCTGACTGTCCTCGTATTGTACTGTTCTCAGTCCAATTTGGTGGACTCAGTGAGCAACATGGTGACTGTCAATCTGCATGTGCTGGATGTGGTGTTATGTGTGCTGTGTCTGCCCCTCACAGTCGTGGTGATTCTTCTGCCTCCAGGACCAAACCTGGCTTTGCTCTGCTGCTTCCATGAAGCCTGTGTCACTTTTGCCAGCGTTGCCACTGCCATCAACATCTTGGTTATCAGCTTGGACCGGTACGACATTTCAGTGCGGCCGGCCAACAGGCTGCTGACAACACGAAGAGCAGTGCTGCTCCTGGCGGCTGTTTGGGTTACTTCAGTAGCCGTGTTTTTTCTCCCATTCCTCGAAGTACAGTGGTCCAGCGGAGAGGACTTACAGGAGAGTGCAGAGGTGACACCCTTGTCTTTGTCCTCACATGGCATCAGTGCAACAGTGGTGCCAGCATGGCGTAACAGGACACTGCTGTGTGTTGGAGGGCAGGACTATCACACAGGTCTGGGTATGTATTACCATCTTATCCTGCAGGTGCCCATCTTCTTCACCACTGTGGCTGTCATGTTGTTTACCTACTCCAGAATCCTGAGAGCTTTAAACATCCGTATTGGGTCCCAAATGAAGAAGAGCCAACGATTCAGGAGCCCCTCCTGCAAGGGGCATcacaaaaggcagaaaaaaaagaaagcaggggTCAGAATGCTCCAGGGCACAGAGGTAGGGCAGGAGCAGGGCGCCACAGATGACAGCAAACACCTCAGCCACCCTCCAGTTGTTCCTTCCCCCTCCCCAACCCCGACTGCTACCTCTCCCCCTGCGGTGTCCTCGTCAGCCCCGCTCATCACCTCTGACACTGGTGCAGCTACTCCCATGCCAGCCACCATGGGTGTCCAGGCATCCGTCTCAGCCATCATTGCTTTGCGGCGGGCAGTGAGGCGACATCGTGATCGACGAGAACGACAGAGGCGGGTGTTCAGGATGtccctcatcatcatcactacATTCCTGGGTTGCTGGGCTCCTCTTTCTGTGACAAACATGTTAATACTTGGCATTGGCCCCAGTGATGCCCTGGTGAGCCTGCGTCTCTGGTTCCTAGCCCTGGCTTATGGCACCACTGTCTCCCACCCTCTGCTCTATGCATTCACCCGACAGAAGCTGCGGCGTGCCCTTCGTGCCAAGGTTAAGAAGAGGGTGGTGTCCTTACTCCAAGTAGACCCTTCACCAGGGGGCACTATCATACACAACTCCTgggtggaaaacagaaaaaccagCCGGCAGGTGCGGCTGGAAGCAAGCGAAGGTACTGACCGCTACCTGGCTGAGGCCCTGTGA